In Rhizorhabdus phycosphaerae, the genomic stretch CCCATGGCGCGTCAGGCAGTCGATCGCGGCGCGCTCCCCGGCGGGAATCCAGTAGGCAAGCGGCCGCGCCTCGGTGCTGGACGGCCGGGAACCGAACAGCGGGACTTTGGCCGGCGGCAGCGCCCGACCGAGCCAGCGTACCTCGCGGGCCTCCGTAACCGGCGACAGATAATGCTCGCTTGCGATCGGGTGGAATTCGATGCTGCGCACCGGATCCTTGCGCGGCACCCAATTGGTGGTCACGCAGCGTGGGCGTCGTGCGCGATCCTCGTCACGCGCGCGCCGGAGATCGTGGGCGGCACCCGCCAGCAATGCCAGGCTCTGCGCGATCAGGACATAGGTGCCCAGCACCCGTTGCCGAACCGGCTTCAGCGAATGATTTTCGACGAGAACCGTCGGGATATGCCGTGCATCGCCATAGCCATGCGAAAAGCGCGGCGGAAAGGCTGGCAGCGTCAACCCCAGCGACGGATCCCGATCGTCGACCGCCAGGACCAGAGGCCCGCCATGGTGACCCGCATCGGCCAGAGCCGCATTGACGGCGGGCCTGAATGCCGTTTCGAGCCAGACATTGGTTGCCGGCGACAGGCTGTAGGGCGCGTCCTGGAAGCCGAAGGTGATGTCATAGTGATAGTCGAGGCCGTCGGTGACGTGCAGGTCGATGTAGAGGTCGGGATCGATCCGTCCGAGCAGGCCGAGCAAGGCCTGCATCTCGGGTGAATCGGCCTTCACATAGTCGCGGTTGAGATTGAGGTTCTGGGCGTTGGTGCGCCAGCCCTGGTTCGATGGACCCCGCTGGTTCGGGCGGTTGAACGCTGAGGTGCGTTCGTGGCCGTCGGGGTTGAGGATCGGGATGAACAGCCAATCCGCGCCGTCGAGCAATGCGGTCCGATCGCCCAGCGCGATGTCGCGCAGAAGCATGAGCCCCGCGTCCTTGCCGTCGATCTCGCCCGGATGGATACCGCACTGGACGAGCAGGCGCGGGCGGTGCCCGCCGCCCGGCGTCAGCGCGCGATCCGGATCGCGGCTGGCGATCACCAGCAGCAGATCGCGCCCTTCTACCGAGCGGCCGAGGCTCTCCAGCCGGACCAGCGGGCTCGCCTGGGCGAGACGGTCCAGCCAGTGGAGCGTCTCGGCATATCCAGGGGTGGTGTCGAACCCGCTTGCCTCGGCCGGAGTTATCCAGGGATCGCCCGCCGGTCGCACGAGGCCCTCGCTGGCCCCGGTCCACGGAAGGACGGGGGGCAGGGGCGCGCGCGCATCCTCCGGCCAGGCGATCCCGTTCGACATCAGAACTTGACCGTGGCCTCGACCCCGATCCGCCGCGGCTGGTTGGTGCTGCGAAGCGACCGGCCCGCGCCGAGGGCGTTGGCGCCGACGGCCGCCGGCGTACGCTCGTTGGTCAGGTTCCGGGCATAGGCGGCGAGGCTGTAATTGCCGATCTCGACCCCGAGTCGCGCATTGATGAAGGTCTTGGGGGTCGAGCGGACCTGGTTCTCGATATCCCAATAGACGTCGCCGCGATGCTCGACATCGACGCGCGCGATCAGGTTGGTGCGATCGCCGATCGGCTGGTTCAGTTCGGCCGAGCCACCGAGGGTCAGGCCGTAGACCTGTGGGGTGCGGTTGCCCCGGTACAGCGCGGTACCGTCGAAGTTGCGGATCGAGGTGTCGTTGTAGCCGAGCGATCCGCGCAGCGTGAACACGTCGGTCGGGCGACCGACCAGTTCGAGTTCCACGCCATTCACGCGGGTCTTGGGGATGTTGACGATGACCCGGAAAATCCCCTGGTTCGTGGCCCGCGAGAAGAAGAATTGCTGGTTTTCGAACGAGGTGTGGAACACCGCGCCATTGGCCACGAGCCGCCCGCCCAGGAAGCTGGCCTTGACGCCCGCTTCGTAATTTTCCGACACTTCGTTGTCGTAAATTCGCAGCGCGAGCGGCGAATTCGGATTGAAGCCGCCGGTACGGAAGCCGGTCGCATAGGTCAGATAACCGAGTATGTCGGGCGTGAATTTGTAGCTGAGGTTGACCTTCGGCTGCCAGCGCTTGAACGTCTTGCGATCGATGGTGGGATTGGCGACCAGCGGATTGCGCGCCGTCTGCTTGTCGCTGTCATAGCGCAGGCCGAGCGTGAGTTGCAGCGCATCGGTGACGTCATAGGATGCCTGGCCGAAGCCCGCCCAGGACTTCGACGAATATTGGTTGGGGTTGGTCGAGAAGAAGTCGAAGCCGCCGGCCGGCAGGATCGACCCGAACTGTGTGATGTCGGTGACCTTATAGTCCTGGTAGAAGAAGCCGACGACATATTGCAGCGGGCCGGCGCCGTTGCTCGCGAGGCGAAGCTCCTCGCTGTAAGAGCGGCTGTTGGTGACCCAGGTCTGGGCGAAACTCGGCGTCGGGCTGAAATCGCCATCCGCGAACAGCGACTGCTCGGCCTTGTTGTAGGCGGTGATAGAGGTCGCCGTCACCGGGCCGAGGTCGACGTCGATCTTGCCGGACAGCGAATAGAGATCGCGCTTGTCGATGCCGTCGATGTCGGTGGCAGGCTTGGCCGAGAAATCCTCGAAATTGCTGTTGTCGACCGCGACCAGCCACAGGGCGCCGTCGCGCCCGTGGGTGTAGCTGCCGTTCACGTCGATCGTGACGTCTTCCGACGGCAGGAACAGCAGCCGGCCGCGCAAGGTGGTGTCCTTGCGCTGGTCGACCGAATTGCCGGTGGTGGTGTTGGTGATCAGGCCGTCATCGTCGACGTGGAATACCGAGGCGCGCGCGAACAGCTTGTCCTTGACGATGGGGCCGGAAAGGGTGGCCGTCGTCGTCCAGCCCGGGCCTTCGAAATAGCCGCCTGATACGCTGCCCTCGAACTCGTTGGTCGGACGCTTGGTGACGATGTTGATCGCGCCTGCGATGGCGCCGCCGCCGTACAGCGTACCCTGCGGACCGCGAACCACCTCGACGCGATCGATGTCGATCAGGTTCTGGGCCAGATATTCCATGCCTGGCTGCTGCACGCCGTCGACGATTGTCGCGAAAGGCGCCTTGCCGCCCTGAACCGTGGTGAAACCGCGGATCGACACCGTCTGGATGCCGGGGCGAAGCTGATCGATGATCACCAGATTGGGGGTGAGCTTGCCGATGTCCTGAAGGTTCTGGATCCCGGCCCGTTCGATCGTCGTGCTGGTCACGACCGTGATCGCGTCGGGGACGGACTGCAGCGCTTCGGTCCGCTTGCGGGCCGTCACGAGGATTTCGCCGGGAAGCGCGTCGCCCGCATTCGTGTCGGCAGGCTTGGCCTGCGCATGGGCCGGAGCGAAGGTGACCAACATGGTCGTGGCAAGCAAGCTGGCACTCAAAGCGGTCGTCAACGTCTTCATGGTCCCACCCCTTTTTGGCGATATTTAGCAGGTGCAACATGACCCAGGCACGGGAAGCATCAATTTCCGATTGTGACGGCTTCGTTGCTCTGCAAGCAAAGATGGGCGGACCGAAGCCGCAGCCTGCTTTCAGGCGGCGGCCGTCCTTCGCGCCAGCGAGCGATGGCCGAAAGTCGCAAGAGCGTAGAAGCCGGTCGCGGCGCCGAGCGCGTCGAGCGTCGAAACTCCGGTGAGAGCGAACAGGCCGAGCCCGCCGCCGGACGCCGGCAGGGTCGACCAGCCGATCAATGAGGCGAGCGCCCAGATGGCAAAGGGGAGCGGGCGGACGGCGCGCGTCTCGGGCTCCGCCGAAGGCGCATAGCGGTCGGGTCGCAGCACGAAGTCGACGGTGTAGAGCCCGGCGACGGGCGCGATCACGATGCCGAGCATCACGAGAAAGGCGATGAAATGCCCAAAGATGCCCATCGCGGCAAAGGCGATGCCGACGGTCGCCGCGCCGGTCGCGAGAATCCACCGTGGGATGCCGGGCACGAGCGCCGAAAGGGACAGGGCGGACTCATAGAGATTCTTGTCGTTGCTCGACCAGGTGGCGAGGATGAGGATCGCCAGCGCCGGTGCCGCGAGCCCCGCCCGGGTCATGATCCCGATCAGGTCGCCGGTGCCGTAGATGACCGCCAGCGACGCCGACAGCAGGATGAGGAAGGGCAGGACGATGCCCAGCGCCACCACCGGTCCCAGCACCATGTCGCGGCGGGTGGCCAGGAAGCGCGAAACGTCGGGGGTGACCGCAATCCCGGTCATGTAGCCACCCGCGATGATCGAGATGATGGTCCCGGCATCATAAGCGGGAAGGGACGGCGGGGCGGCGAGGCGCTCTGCCACGTCGAAGCGTCCGAAGGCCAGCCAAAGCGGGACGGTGATCACCGCCAGCAGGAAGGGCACTGTGATGGTCGCCAGCTTGCCGAGCGCCTTGACGCCGATGATCCCGGTCGTGCTGACCAGCAGGCCGCTTGCGACGATCACCACCGTCAGCGGGACGGATATGCCGAACTGGCTTGCCAGCAGGCCGACGACGGCTCGTGCCAGCATCTCGATCTGGATGCCGAACCAGCCGAGCAGCGTCAGGATGAGGACCGCCGCCAGCAGCTTTGCGCCGGCCACGCCGAAGGTGGTGCGCGTGAAGACGGACGTGGGCAGCCGGGCGGTCATGCCGACATAGCCCGTCGCCATCGACATCAGAGCGACGATCGAGGACGCGACGAGGACGGGCAGGGGGAGGTCGAGGAAGCGGCTGTGGCTGCCCAGATCGCCGCCCAGCGCGAACATGGGCACGCAGATGGCCGTCCCGATCTGGATGGCGGCGAAGAAGGTCCAGGGCCGGAAGTCGCTGCTGCCAACGCGCTGCGTCGCATTGCCTTCGAGCAAGCCATCGCCCGCGTCGTTCATAGGTTTTCCCCTTGTTTCGTCAGTCGCCGCCCTCTTGCGCCATTGCTCCCGCGTCGAGGGCCGTCCACCGCTTCAGCGCGCCCTCGATCATGGTCAGCAGGGCGAGGACGGACTTCGGCAATTGACGACCGCTGCGCGTGACCAGGCTGACGGTCGTGCGGGTCAGGGTCTGGTTTTCGACCGGTATGGCGACCAAAATGCCGTCGCTGACTTCGGCGCTGATCGGCAGCGTGGGCAGCAGTGTCGCGAATTTGCCGGTGGCGACGCTGGCCTTCATCAAGCCGATCGAGTCCGTCACCATGGCCGGCGTCAGGAGCAGGCCGGCTTCGGCTTCCGCCTCGGAAAGAAGCTGCCGGATCCGGAAGCGGTCGTTGAGCAGGCAGAGCGAATGTTCGGCCATTTCGGACATCGCCACGCTCGATCGCATGGCGAGCTTGTGGCGGGTGGAAACCACGCAATAGAGCGGCTGCGGCAAGGTGATGCGCGCCGTCAGGCGATCGTGCGGCTTGCCGTCGAAGACGAGACCGATATGCGCTTCGTCATCGGCCACCCGCTCGGCGATGCTGTTGGTGCCGCCGACCTGGACCGACAGCGTCAATGTCGGAAAGCGGGCGTTGAACAGAGCCAGTGTTTCGGACAGCGCCTGGGTCACGAACCCTTCGCCCACCGCGAGGTCGATCCGGCCGGTGCGCGAATCCTTCAGGTCGCGCAACTGCTCGACGAACTGCGACTGATGAACCGCGGTGTTGCGGTAATAATCGATCGCCAGCTTGCCCGCCTCGGTGAGCTTTACCGAGCGTCGACCATGCTCGATCAGGGGGATGCCCAGTTCCGCTTCCACTTGCGAGATCTGCCGGCTGATCGACGATACGGCGACGCCCAGATGCTCGCTCGCGCTGCGCATCGAGCCGCGCTTGTACGTCTCGTACAGATATTGGAGCTTGTGGCTGGGGATCGCCATCCCTGTCTCCCTGCGATCCGTGCCGTCAGTCGTTCAGGTCGACGGCGTAGATGCGGGCGGCGGCTTCCGCGGTGACATAGCCGTCGCGGACATCCTCCCGAACCTTATCCGGCTCGCGTTCGGCGACCGGTCCATAGCCGGCGCCTCCGGCGCTCAGCACGCGGATACGGTCGCCGGTCTTCACCTTGGTGCGATAGGTGCCGACCCGTTTGGCTTTGTCGGTCTCGGGAAACAGCTCCACGCAATTGGCGTCCGGCCTTTCGCCGCCGAGCATGGCCCAAGGCTTCTCCTTGCTGCGCTTGGTGACCGACAGGAACTCGCCATCGGTGACGAAGCGGATGTCGCGCACCAGTCCGAGGCCACCGCGATGGCGTCCGGCGCCGCCGCTGTCGGGACGCAGCTCGCATCTTTCCATGAACATGCCGGTGCGCATTTCCAGCACTTCGATCGGCGTGTTGCGGACGAGGCTGCCCGAAATATGGTTGGTCGCGTTGATGCCGTCATGCTGGGCCGTGCCGCCCCAGCCGACGGGATCGTTGTTCGAAACCGCATAGATCTTGCCGGTCGTCGGTTCCTTGCCGATCATCATGAAGCCCATGATGTCGCCTCCGGAGCAGGCGGCTATCCGCTCGGGCATGCCCTGACCCAGCGCGCGATAGACCAGCTCCAGCGCCAGGTGCGACACCCATTGGGTGAAGGTCGCCACGGGATAGACGGCATGGAACAGATTGCCTTCCGGGGCGACGACCTTGAGCGGACGGAAGGTGCCGGCATTGTTGTGGCTGTTCGGCGTGGTGATCGATTTCAGCACGAATTTGCAGATCGTCTCGGTGAGCCCGATCGGCACGTTGATCGGCCCGAGCACGGCCGGCGAGGATTTCGAGAAGTCGCAGGTCAGGCCCTCGTCGTCGATGGTGACGCGGACATGCATGGGCACGGGATCGTCACTGATGCCGTCGTCGTCGATCAGGTCCTCGGCCTCCCAGCTGCCATGGGGCAGGGCTGCGAGGGCCTTGCGCGCGACCGCCTCGCCATGCGCCTTGATGCGGGCGACCGCTTCGGCGAAGGCATTGCCGCCGAACTTCGCATAGATGGCGTTGAGCCGCTTGATGCCGGTCTGGGTCGCGGCGATCTGCGCCTCGAGGTCGCCGATGACGATGTCGGGCATGCGCGAATTGAAGCGGATGAGTTCGAAGATCTCGCGCACGGGCTCGCCACCGCGATAGACCCGCGTGCCTGGGAAGATCATGCCTTCCTGGTGCATGTCGGTGGAATCGAGCACATAGCCCGGATCCTTCGCGCCGAGGTCGATCCAGTGGGCGCGGATGCAGGTGAAGGCGAAGGGCCGGTCGGCACCCGGCGCGAAGACGGGCGCGAACAATGTCGCATCCATCGCGTGGGCCGAGTTCCAATAGGGATAATTCATGACGAAGATGTCGCCGGGGGCGACATTGTCGCGGCCGACATAATCCATGCCCTTGACCAGCGCATGATCGTTCGCACCGAGGAAGAAGGCCAGGCCCGGGGCATCGGCGATCAGCTCGAGGTCCGCATCATAGAGCGAAATGCCGAAGTCCAGCACTTCGTAGATGACGGGGTTGAAGGCCGTGCGGATCAGCGTCCGCCGCATTTCCTCCGCCGCCGACACGAGGTGGCT encodes the following:
- a CDS encoding M14 family metallopeptidase, yielding MSNGIAWPEDARAPLPPVLPWTGASEGLVRPAGDPWITPAEASGFDTTPGYAETLHWLDRLAQASPLVRLESLGRSVEGRDLLLVIASRDPDRALTPGGGHRPRLLVQCGIHPGEIDGKDAGLMLLRDIALGDRTALLDGADWLFIPILNPDGHERTSAFNRPNQRGPSNQGWRTNAQNLNLNRDYVKADSPEMQALLGLLGRIDPDLYIDLHVTDGLDYHYDITFGFQDAPYSLSPATNVWLETAFRPAVNAALADAGHHGGPLVLAVDDRDPSLGLTLPAFPPRFSHGYGDARHIPTVLVENHSLKPVRQRVLGTYVLIAQSLALLAGAAHDLRRARDEDRARRPRCVTTNWVPRKDPVRSIEFHPIASEHYLSPVTEAREVRWLGRALPPAKVPLFGSRPSSTEARPLAYWIPAGERAAIDCLTRHGIRMSRLTTPHRVEVEMLRFEQCTVDRMSERRPRLVAGPISRETHQETFAPGSVRIPLDQPLGTLAMLLLEPSSPDSVFAMGHIAGMIDATDYLEAYVVAPMGEAMLARSPELKAQFERRVAADPRFAGDPTARLRWFYERSPYADARHLLYPVGIERRDSGFVDAAENDDPLTRMFAWWNEAYRLPDAFTEAAFARYFTGDAELIVNGEMRAQGLAGLASRFRDVRRLTDSVRIELPFIDSFASADGSRLYTRHRAHAVVRGKAETELISGWAELRGELIRRIDFVSVVLTD
- a CDS encoding TonB-dependent receptor, giving the protein MKTLTTALSASLLATTMLVTFAPAHAQAKPADTNAGDALPGEILVTARKRTEALQSVPDAITVVTSTTIERAGIQNLQDIGKLTPNLVIIDQLRPGIQTVSIRGFTTVQGGKAPFATIVDGVQQPGMEYLAQNLIDIDRVEVVRGPQGTLYGGGAIAGAINIVTKRPTNEFEGSVSGGYFEGPGWTTTATLSGPIVKDKLFARASVFHVDDDGLITNTTTGNSVDQRKDTTLRGRLLFLPSEDVTIDVNGSYTHGRDGALWLVAVDNSNFEDFSAKPATDIDGIDKRDLYSLSGKIDVDLGPVTATSITAYNKAEQSLFADGDFSPTPSFAQTWVTNSRSYSEELRLASNGAGPLQYVVGFFYQDYKVTDITQFGSILPAGGFDFFSTNPNQYSSKSWAGFGQASYDVTDALQLTLGLRYDSDKQTARNPLVANPTIDRKTFKRWQPKVNLSYKFTPDILGYLTYATGFRTGGFNPNSPLALRIYDNEVSENYEAGVKASFLGGRLVANGAVFHTSFENQQFFFSRATNQGIFRVIVNIPKTRVNGVELELVGRPTDVFTLRGSLGYNDTSIRNFDGTALYRGNRTPQVYGLTLGGSAELNQPIGDRTNLIARVDVEHRGDVYWDIENQVRSTPKTFINARLGVEIGNYSLAAYARNLTNERTPAAVGANALGAGRSLRSTNQPRRIGVEATVKF
- a CDS encoding cytosine permease, with translation MNDAGDGLLEGNATQRVGSSDFRPWTFFAAIQIGTAICVPMFALGGDLGSHSRFLDLPLPVLVASSIVALMSMATGYVGMTARLPTSVFTRTTFGVAGAKLLAAVLILTLLGWFGIQIEMLARAVVGLLASQFGISVPLTVVIVASGLLVSTTGIIGVKALGKLATITVPFLLAVITVPLWLAFGRFDVAERLAAPPSLPAYDAGTIISIIAGGYMTGIAVTPDVSRFLATRRDMVLGPVVALGIVLPFLILLSASLAVIYGTGDLIGIMTRAGLAAPALAILILATWSSNDKNLYESALSLSALVPGIPRWILATGAATVGIAFAAMGIFGHFIAFLVMLGIVIAPVAGLYTVDFVLRPDRYAPSAEPETRAVRPLPFAIWALASLIGWSTLPASGGGLGLFALTGVSTLDALGAATGFYALATFGHRSLARRTAAA
- a CDS encoding LysR family transcriptional regulator, encoding MAIPSHKLQYLYETYKRGSMRSASEHLGVAVSSISRQISQVEAELGIPLIEHGRRSVKLTEAGKLAIDYYRNTAVHQSQFVEQLRDLKDSRTGRIDLAVGEGFVTQALSETLALFNARFPTLTLSVQVGGTNSIAERVADDEAHIGLVFDGKPHDRLTARITLPQPLYCVVSTRHKLAMRSSVAMSEMAEHSLCLLNDRFRIRQLLSEAEAEAGLLLTPAMVTDSIGLMKASVATGKFATLLPTLPISAEVSDGILVAIPVENQTLTRTTVSLVTRSGRQLPKSVLALLTMIEGALKRWTALDAGAMAQEGGD
- a CDS encoding hydantoinase B/oxoprolinase family protein produces the protein MSLDGATLEVIRSHLVSAAEEMRRTLIRTAFNPVIYEVLDFGISLYDADLELIADAPGLAFFLGANDHALVKGMDYVGRDNVAPGDIFVMNYPYWNSAHAMDATLFAPVFAPGADRPFAFTCIRAHWIDLGAKDPGYVLDSTDMHQEGMIFPGTRVYRGGEPVREIFELIRFNSRMPDIVIGDLEAQIAATQTGIKRLNAIYAKFGGNAFAEAVARIKAHGEAVARKALAALPHGSWEAEDLIDDDGISDDPVPMHVRVTIDDEGLTCDFSKSSPAVLGPINVPIGLTETICKFVLKSITTPNSHNNAGTFRPLKVVAPEGNLFHAVYPVATFTQWVSHLALELVYRALGQGMPERIAACSGGDIMGFMMIGKEPTTGKIYAVSNNDPVGWGGTAQHDGINATNHISGSLVRNTPIEVLEMRTGMFMERCELRPDSGGAGRHRGGLGLVRDIRFVTDGEFLSVTKRSKEKPWAMLGGERPDANCVELFPETDKAKRVGTYRTKVKTGDRIRVLSAGGAGYGPVAEREPDKVREDVRDGYVTAEAAARIYAVDLND